The following nucleotide sequence is from Pseudomonas sp. RC10.
AGGTCCGCTGTACCTGCCCGATGGCGAAACGTCCAATGCGCCTGGCAGCGAAACCTCATCGCACTCGCACAAGCATCAGACCTCGACCTACTAGGGATTGACCATGGACGCCTTCAACTACCGCGACGGTGAGCTGTTCGCGGAAGGAGTTGCATTGTCTGCCATTGCCGAGCGTTTCGGCACGCCGACCTATGTCTACTCCCGAGCCCACATCGAGGCCCAGTACCGCGCGTACGCCGACGCGTTGAGCGGCATGCCGCACCTAGTCTGCTTCGCGGTCAAGGCCAACTCCAACCTGGGTGTACTCAATGTCCTGGCGCGCCTCGGCGCCGGTTTCGACATTGTGTCCCGTGGCGAGCTGGAGCGTGTTCTGGCCGCAGGCGGTCAGGCGGACAAAATCGTGTTCTCCGGCGTCGGCAAGACCCGTGACGACATGCGCCGCGCACTCGAAGTTGGCGTGCATTGCTTCAATGTCGAATCCACCGACGAGCTCGAACGCCTGCAGATCGTGGCCGCCGAGATGGGCAAACGCGCCCCGGTG
It contains:
- a CDS encoding lipoprotein → MKRLISSLATLLAVACLVSACGQKGPLYLPDGETSNAPGSETSSHSHKHQTSTY